CTCGAACCTGACAGGTTCCTGAATCTCCATCGCACGTTCGAGTTCCCACTGGAATGTCGAATCGGTCATCACGGGAAACTCCTCCCAGATACCCTTCCCCTGGAGTTTCGCCTGCTCTCGCTGAAACATGGCTTCGGCTCGGTCGTTAAAATACGTAAATCGCCAGTCCTCATCAAGCGCGAAGACAGCATCAGTGACACGCTCAAGGACAGCTTCTGGAGAACTTTGACGGGAGGATTTGCCCGGTGTCTCTGGGCCAGTCATTAATATGTCCACTGCTTCGAGAGATATGGTCGTTACGCACATGCAGTGAGCGTTCCCACCCGAATATTTGTAATGAATGACAGTACCATGTTGCTGTATTCTCTGTATTCAGCACGCGGTTTATATCAGGTACTGAGTGGGTTACAACCGGCAGCGTTACATCCTTTCCCAGTACATATCATTCGTCCCGCAGCGAACGGTCGAACGAAGCCACTAAAACGACTCTCCGACACCATTCGTCGATCTCAGTCGCCTTCACGATAGACCGGCAGCCGGAATCTGACTCCGGCGTCTCGGAGTTGCCACCTGACCTCGAGGCCGACCCAGAGCAGTCCCGTTAGGAGCGCGATGGCGATCGCCGCGAACTCCGACGGACCGATCCAGACCGGCGTCGCGAAGAGGAGACCGTTGTAGATCCGGTGGGGGAGAATCGATTCGATGAGATCACCGAGGAACCCGAACGGATCGAATCCGAACAGATCCCCGCCTTCGTCGTCGCTCTCGGCCGCTGTCCGCGACTCGAGACCGAGTTCCCGGGCGCTGTGCCCGCCTGCGCTCTCGTCACCGGTCTCGAGGCGTTCGGCCTCGTAGGGGAGCGTGGATTCGACCTGCCAGACGATATCGCCGGACTCGTTGATCTCTATGACGCGGTTGCCGTGCGTGTCGGTGACGAGCGTATTCCCGTTCGGCAGGCGGTCTGCGTCACGCGGCCACTGCATCCGGTCGTCGGACCACTCCCAGGTGCGGGTCCACTCGCCATCCTCGCGCTGGAACTCCTGGACGCGGCCGTTCTCGGAGTCTGCGACGACGACAGCCGGCCCGCCCCGGCTTTCAGGGATGTAATCGGGATTGTGCTGTTCGTACTGGACATCGTGCTCGTTTTCCGCGCCGAGCGTCCAGTCCTCGAGCAGGCCCTCTGCTGGATCGAGGAAGACGACTTGATCCTGATTCCGCAGGCTGGCCATGATCCGGCCCTCCATCTCGCCGTCCTCGATGTATTCGACGTCGTTGATATGCGCCCAGTCACCGGGATACGCGCCGCCGCCCTCGACGGGGAACTCGCTCTGGGCGTCCCAGAGCCACTCGACGACCTCGGTCTCGGTGTTCACGACGAACACCTGATCCGCGACGATATCGGCGACGACGATGTGGGTCTCGTTGATGCGGTCCGCGTCGTGCCACTCACCGGCGGTCTCCTTGTAGTCGTAGCGCTCATAGAGCACCTCAACCTCGCCGGTCGAGAGGTTCGCGCGCTCGATGACGTTCAGCGCACACGGCGGGTCGCTACAGGTCGGTCCCTCGTCGTGGATCGTGTCCGTCGCGGTGTACTCGACGGTCAGCGGCTCGCTCTCGACGGGGTCGACGTCGAAGTACTTCGTCCGCGTGTTGTTGTAGTAGACGACCTCGCCGTCGGGGGCGTAGGCAGTGATCGTCCCGGCACGACCCGACTCGGTCACGACCGTGTGATTCTCCGTCGGCGGTGCGTCCGGAACGTCCTCGGCCGACGCCGTCGAGAGGCTGTTCGTGGACGCGTTGGCGACCACGGCCGCCGAGAGGACGATTACGACGAGAAACGCGACTCGGAGCCGGTTTCGCGAGAGGAGCGAGCCGGCGCGAGCGAGCGAGGCGCGCGATCGGGCAATCATCTCACTACGTACTCTCCCGCCGTCCGAGGTAGCATTGTTCGTCGTTTGCAATTCCTGACAGTGCCATCCGTCGACCGATCGAACGGCGACGAGAGCCGTCCAAATACTCGTTCAGTCTTCCACCTCGGCCTCTCTCGTGGTGAGGACGGGGACCGGTGACGTCCGAATCACGCGCTCAGTGAAGCTCCCGAGGAGGTGGCGGTCGAGTCCGGTGTGACCGTGCGTCCCCATCACGACGAGATTGATCCCCTCCGTGTCGGCGTACGACGTGATCTCTCGTGGAACCGAGCCGGCTCGAATGGTGGTTCTGATATCGACGACACCCGCTCGTTTCGCGGTCGCTTTGGCCTCGTCAAGAACCGCCTGCACGTTCTCCTCGAGTTGCTCTGGGAGCGGCGTCGACCCCGCATCGAACACCTCCGGGAGTTCGTCGACGACGGACAGTAGATGTAACGTCGCGTCGTGTCGTTCGGCGACCGTCGATGCCAGCTCCAGCGCTGCCCCCGCGTGGTCGCTCCCGTCGGTCGGAACGAGCACATCTGTATAGGGATACGTCCACGTCGCGTCCTCGGCCGCGCGAACGGTCACTACGGGGACCGAACACTGGTTGACGACGCAGTCCGTGGTGCTGCCGAGGACGTACTCGCCGATGCCGCGCCGTCCGTGGGCCCCATTACGACGAGATCGAACTCGTCAGCAGTGGCGTGGTCGGCGATCACGGTTCGCGGGTCCCCCTGAACGACGTTTGTCACGACGGACACGCCCCGATCCGCCGCCAGCGCAGCGGCATCGTCGAGTATTTCATCACCCTCCCGCTCGAGGACATCGATGACATCGGTGCCGAGCCGGGTCAGACTCGGCTCTTTCGTGTCCGCGACGTAGAGCAACTGGATCGTCGCCTCCCGATCGGCGGCGATATCCAGCGCGTGCTCGAGGGCTGCCGTCGCGGGGTCGCTCCCGTCCATCGGGACGAGTATTTGACTAATCATGGGTTCGGGTTCAACGCGAACCCGCTTACGTTTAGTGGAAACGCAAATTCCAGACCGGGATAGCGGCCACCCGGATCGGCTTTGCGCTTATCGGTCGAAGTGGTACCGTCTCGAAGCAGCCGTCAGCTATGGAAAAAACGGGCGGTGTTCATCCAGCGGGCCGGACGATCGTCAGTGCTGGGAGCAGTGGCGTGTCAGCAGGGCCTTACTCGCACGGGAGCGACTCGGCGACGTCGATACTCTCTTCTTTCGAGAGGTCACCGGAGATGCTGTAGTCGGCGTTCGTACAGTTCAGACGTAGGATGGACGTGGTGGCCCCGTCGTGCTCGAACTCCGCGTAATAGCCGGTGTGGTCCCCGACGTCGACTGCATCGTACCGGTCGGTCTGGTCGTAATCGTAGCTACTCCTACTGTCCGGACGTTTCGTGACGTGGACCACGTCGTCACTGTCGGTCACGTACTGGAACGTGATCATCGAGAAGTCGTCACTCTTGATGACGCTTGCCTCCGCGAAACTGTATCGTTCAGGCACGTCAGGAGAGGTGATCGACTGGTTCGTGTCGTCCCGAAGATCGGAGAGCGAATCGTAGGTCGTTCGGTCGAACGGCGAATTGTCGGGCGTTTCCGCGTCCTCGGGGATGTCGATCGTGAACCGCTCGTCGGAAATCGGCTCGTTCAGGCTGACGTTTCGGATGTCGACGACCATCTCGTACTCGTAGTCGTCATCACTCACGTCGTGTACTATCTTGGTGGGGAAGTAGGTGTCCGTGTCAAGCCAGAGGGTCGTGTCAACGGATTCGGCCATCGTCTCCCCGTCCGTTTGGTTCACGTCCAGCCGATAGGTCTCCTCGCCGTCGAGGGACTCCTGCCCTTCGTAGGTGAACTCGTTGTCGGTAACCAGTTGCTCGACCGGCGACTGTGGGCTCGTATCGCTGGAGTGGTCGAATCGACTGACTTGGTTGTTCTCGACGTCGTAGGTTACCGTCTCGCTCTCATTGCTGACGGTGAT
This genomic stretch from Natrinema sp. SYSU A 869 harbors:
- a CDS encoding aryl-sulfate sulfotransferase, which encodes MIARSRASLARAGSLLSRNRLRVAFLVVIVLSAAVVANASTNSLSTASAEDVPDAPPTENHTVVTESGRAGTITAYAPDGEVVYYNNTRTKYFDVDPVESEPLTVEYTATDTIHDEGPTCSDPPCALNVIERANLSTGEVEVLYERYDYKETAGEWHDADRINETHIVVADIVADQVFVVNTETEVVEWLWDAQSEFPVEGGGAYPGDWAHINDVEYIEDGEMEGRIMASLRNQDQVVFLDPAEGLLEDWTLGAENEHDVQYEQHNPDYIPESRGGPAVVVADSENGRVQEFQREDGEWTRTWEWSDDRMQWPRDADRLPNGNTLVTDTHGNRVIEINESGDIVWQVESTLPYEAERLETGDESAGGHSARELGLESRTAAESDDEGGDLFGFDPFGFLGDLIESILPHRIYNGLLFATPVWIGPSEFAAIAIALLTGLLWVGLEVRWQLRDAGVRFRLPVYREGD
- a CDS encoding DUF4367 domain-containing protein, which produces MAPDSLRAALIAVTLGSLLVFSSVATGAGAISGQPATVEQPAQATQSSTTDTANGSSPTDSAVVETFTDRMTSLDMVAMTYEMNMTFDTDRTTTTEQQMWIDSENNRTRTESSSEQTETITVSNESETVTYDVENNQVSRFDHSSDTSPQSPVEQLVTDNEFTYEGQESLDGEETYRLDVNQTDGETMAESVDTTLWLDTDTYFPTKIVHDVSDDDYEYEMVVDIRNVSLNEPISDERFTIDIPEDAETPDNSPFDRTTYDSLSDLRDDTNQSITSPDVPERYSFAEASVIKSDDFSMITFQYVTDSDDVVHVTKRPDSRSSYDYDQTDRYDAVDVGDHTGYYAEFEHDGATTSILRLNCTNADYSISGDLSKEESIDVAESLPCE